From Microbacterium invictum, the proteins below share one genomic window:
- a CDS encoding ABC transporter ATP-binding protein, giving the protein MSTDTGRRRGLRRRRTDDGPRASLRQLLPFLFEHTGVLVVVTVLSILGALATLGQPLVVGQLIERVQSATPLGWLVWALVVLVVLSSVISGYQHYLLQRTGTAIVFSSRRRLIARLLHLPVQEYDARRTGDLVSRVGTDTTLLYAVLTQGLADSLGNVLLFVGAIIAMLVIDPVLLLLILIVIGVSVAVVGALSGRIRSATEVQQEQVGHLASGVERAIGSVRTIRAAGAAERERASIEGTAGAAYEAGVKVAKASALVVPVAGVAMQLSLLVVLGVGGFRVASGAITIAELVTFVMFLFFLIAPLGSFFGAITSVNQALGALGRIQEVLDLPTETQADAEIAASIASRAAIAADVPAAAGSAAIEFRDVHFSYPDAVVAARRTAETEALKTLTEVHADAIDVEDAEGGVLRGVSFRVPRGARVALVGPSGAGKSTTLALIERFYDPASGAVLLDGEDVRTLDRGVLRAQLGYVEQDAPTLAGTIADNLRLASPLASDEDCERVLRAVNLGDVLERSPLGLQAPVGEAGVMLSGGERQRLAIARALLAAPPILLLDESTSSLDGLNEQRMRDAIDAVATGRTLIVIAHRLSTVVDSDLIVVLDHGEVVGQGTHAELVASVPLYRDLAARQLLV; this is encoded by the coding sequence ATGTCTACCGACACCGGCCGCCGCCGCGGCCTCCGCCGTCGCCGCACCGACGATGGCCCGCGCGCGTCGCTGCGACAGCTGCTGCCGTTCCTGTTCGAGCACACCGGGGTGCTCGTCGTCGTCACGGTGCTCAGCATCCTCGGCGCCCTGGCCACGCTCGGTCAGCCACTCGTCGTCGGCCAGCTGATCGAACGCGTGCAGTCCGCGACCCCGCTCGGCTGGCTCGTCTGGGCCCTGGTCGTCCTCGTCGTGCTGTCCTCTGTCATCAGCGGCTATCAGCACTACCTGCTGCAGCGCACCGGTACGGCGATCGTGTTCTCGAGCCGCCGGCGTCTGATCGCGCGTCTGCTGCATCTGCCGGTGCAGGAGTATGACGCGCGGCGCACCGGCGATCTCGTCTCGCGGGTGGGCACCGACACGACGCTGCTCTATGCCGTCCTCACCCAGGGACTCGCCGATTCGCTGGGAAACGTCCTGCTGTTCGTCGGCGCGATCATCGCGATGCTCGTCATCGACCCGGTCCTGCTGCTGCTGATCCTCATCGTGATCGGTGTGTCCGTCGCCGTCGTGGGCGCGCTCAGCGGGCGCATCCGCTCAGCGACCGAGGTGCAGCAGGAGCAGGTGGGCCATCTCGCCTCCGGGGTCGAGCGCGCCATCGGCTCGGTCCGCACGATCCGTGCGGCCGGTGCCGCGGAACGCGAGCGCGCCTCGATCGAGGGCACCGCCGGGGCCGCCTACGAGGCCGGAGTGAAGGTCGCGAAGGCCTCCGCGCTCGTCGTCCCGGTCGCCGGCGTCGCGATGCAGCTCTCCCTGCTGGTGGTGCTGGGTGTGGGCGGCTTCCGCGTGGCATCCGGAGCGATCACGATCGCCGAGCTCGTGACGTTCGTGATGTTCCTGTTCTTCCTCATCGCGCCGCTCGGCTCGTTCTTCGGCGCGATCACCTCGGTGAACCAGGCGCTGGGCGCCCTCGGGCGCATTCAGGAGGTCCTCGACCTGCCGACCGAGACGCAGGCCGACGCCGAGATCGCGGCATCCATCGCCTCGCGCGCGGCGATCGCCGCCGACGTTCCGGCCGCTGCCGGGTCGGCGGCGATCGAGTTCCGCGACGTGCACTTCTCGTATCCGGATGCCGTGGTCGCGGCGCGCCGCACCGCGGAGACCGAGGCGCTCAAGACGCTCACCGAGGTGCACGCCGACGCCATCGATGTCGAGGATGCCGAGGGCGGCGTGCTGCGTGGCGTGTCGTTCCGGGTGCCGCGCGGTGCGCGCGTCGCGCTGGTCGGGCCCTCGGGAGCCGGCAAGTCGACCACGCTCGCCCTGATCGAGCGGTTCTACGACCCGGCATCCGGTGCCGTGCTGCTCGACGGCGAGGACGTCCGCACGCTCGACCGCGGTGTGCTGCGCGCGCAGCTCGGCTACGTCGAGCAGGATGCGCCGACCCTGGCCGGCACGATCGCCGACAACCTGCGGCTGGCGTCGCCGCTTGCGTCGGATGAGGACTGCGAGCGCGTGCTGCGCGCCGTGAACCTCGGCGATGTGCTCGAACGCAGCCCCCTGGGCCTGCAGGCACCGGTCGGCGAGGCGGGTGTCATGCTCTCGGGCGGCGAGCGCCAGCGGCTCGCGATCGCGCGGGCGCTGCTGGCGGCTCCCCCGATCCTGCTGCTCGACGAGTCGACCTCGTCGCTCGACGGACTCAACGAGCAGCGCATGCGCGACGCGATCGACGCCGTGGCGACCGGCCGCACGCTCATCGTGATCGCTCACCGCCTGTCGACGGTCGTCGACAGCGACCTCATCGTGGTGCTCGACCACGGCGAGGTCGTGGGGCAGGGCACGCACGCCGAGCTCGTGGCATCGGTGCCGCTGTACCGCGACCTGGCGGCCCGGCAGCTCTTGGTGTGA
- a CDS encoding Fe-S protein, with protein METLRHVVLLVHLVGFAMLFGGWVVELIGKRGINRVMHWGLAVAAVAGLALAAPWGIDYDMNYAKIGTKLVILIVIGALLGIGTGRARKSGSVPPVIFWLIGLLTLANAAIAVLWR; from the coding sequence ATGGAAACCCTGCGCCACGTCGTCCTTCTGGTCCACCTCGTCGGCTTCGCCATGCTGTTCGGCGGCTGGGTCGTCGAATTGATCGGCAAGCGCGGCATCAACCGCGTCATGCACTGGGGCCTGGCCGTCGCGGCCGTCGCCGGCCTGGCCCTCGCCGCCCCGTGGGGCATCGACTACGACATGAACTACGCGAAGATCGGCACGAAGCTGGTCATCCTGATCGTGATCGGCGCGCTGCTGGGCATCGGCACCGGTCGCGCCCGCAAGTCGGGCTCGGTGCCGCCGGTCATCTTCTGGCTCATCGGCCTGCTCACCCTCGCGAACGCGGCGATCGCCGTCCTCTGGCGCTGA
- a CDS encoding AsnC family protein encodes MTGAAEAEPPLRLIQEITRQRRELERAEEAAVRRARVAGYSWQAIAMSLGVSKQAVHKKYGRR; translated from the coding sequence ATGACCGGCGCCGCTGAAGCCGAGCCGCCGCTGCGGCTGATCCAGGAGATCACCCGGCAGCGCCGCGAACTCGAGCGCGCCGAGGAGGCCGCCGTGCGCCGCGCCCGCGTCGCCGGGTACTCCTGGCAGGCGATCGCGATGTCGCTGGGCGTGAGCAAGCAGGCGGTCCACAAGAAATACGGGCGAAGATAG
- the ribH gene encoding 6,7-dimethyl-8-ribityllumazine synthase, producing MSGHGAPETQMVDATGLDLVVVAGQWHDVITDGLIAGASRTLDASGASWRLVRVPGSFELPVTCKAALDAGADAVVALGVIIRGGTPHFEYVSAAATDGLTQVALATGKPVGFGVLTLDDEQQGLDRAGLLGSKEDKGAEAADAALRTALLLRELRDVTPGA from the coding sequence ATGAGCGGACACGGAGCACCCGAGACCCAGATGGTCGACGCGACCGGGCTGGACCTTGTCGTGGTCGCCGGCCAGTGGCACGACGTCATCACCGACGGGCTGATCGCCGGCGCGAGCCGCACGCTGGACGCCTCCGGCGCGAGCTGGCGGCTCGTGCGCGTGCCGGGCTCGTTCGAGCTGCCCGTCACCTGCAAGGCGGCGCTGGATGCCGGGGCCGACGCCGTCGTCGCACTGGGCGTCATCATCCGCGGCGGCACCCCGCACTTCGAGTACGTCTCGGCGGCGGCCACCGACGGTCTGACCCAGGTCGCGCTGGCCACCGGCAAGCCGGTCGGATTCGGCGTGCTGACCCTCGACGACGAGCAGCAGGGACTCGACCGGGCGGGCCTGCTCGGCTCGAAGGAGGACAAGGGCGCCGAGGCTGCGGATGCCGCACTGCGCACGGCGCTGCTGCTGCGCGAGCTTCGCGATGTGACGCCCGGGGCCTGA
- a CDS encoding ATP-binding cassette domain-containing protein, which yields MPEPVISAQNLVKAYKVKGKPDFLAVDGLSFEVAPGESFGLLGPNGAGKSTTMKMIGAVSTRTSGDLQILGLDPDQYGPEIRSRLGVVPQQDNLDGELNARENLYIYGRYFGLPGKVCHQKADELLAFAALEDKAKSKVDQLSGGMKRRLTIARGLINDPRILLLDEPTTGLDPQARHVLWDRLFRLKERGTTLVLTTHYMDEAEQLCDRLIVVDKGKIMAEGTPASLIREHSSREVLEVRFGSDRNQQVAGQLQGIGDRVEVLPDRVLVYTHDGEEALERVTAAGLEPITSLVRRSSLEDVFLRLTGRTLIE from the coding sequence GTGCCAGAACCCGTGATCTCCGCCCAGAACCTCGTCAAGGCGTACAAGGTGAAGGGCAAGCCCGACTTCCTCGCTGTCGACGGACTCTCGTTCGAGGTCGCGCCGGGGGAGTCGTTCGGGCTGCTCGGCCCCAACGGCGCAGGCAAGTCCACGACCATGAAGATGATCGGCGCGGTGTCGACCCGCACGAGCGGCGACCTGCAGATCCTGGGGCTCGACCCCGACCAGTACGGGCCCGAGATCCGGTCGCGGCTGGGCGTCGTGCCGCAGCAGGACAACCTCGACGGCGAGCTCAACGCGCGCGAGAACCTCTACATCTACGGTCGCTACTTCGGCCTGCCCGGCAAGGTCTGCCACCAGAAGGCCGATGAGCTGCTGGCGTTCGCAGCACTCGAGGACAAGGCCAAGAGCAAGGTCGATCAGCTGTCGGGCGGCATGAAGCGCCGCCTCACGATCGCGCGCGGTCTCATCAACGATCCGCGCATCCTGCTGCTCGACGAGCCGACCACGGGCCTCGACCCGCAGGCGCGCCACGTGCTGTGGGACCGGCTGTTCCGCCTCAAGGAGCGCGGCACGACGCTCGTGCTGACCACCCACTACATGGACGAGGCCGAGCAGCTGTGCGACCGGCTCATCGTCGTGGACAAGGGCAAGATCATGGCCGAGGGCACTCCGGCATCCCTCATCCGCGAGCACTCGAGCCGCGAGGTGCTCGAGGTGCGGTTCGGCTCCGACCGCAACCAGCAGGTGGCCGGGCAGCTGCAGGGCATCGGCGACCGCGTCGAGGTGCTGCCCGACCGTGTGCTGGTCTACACGCACGACGGCGAGGAGGCGCTCGAGCGGGTCACGGCGGCGGGTCTGGAGCCGATCACCAGTCTCGTGCGCCGGTCGAGCCTCGAGGATGTGTTCCTGCGGCTGACGGGAAGGACGCTGATCGAATGA
- the ribA gene encoding GTP cyclohydrolase II, giving the protein MSLSPIPEALDALRAGKPVIVADDEDRENEGDIILSAALATPEWLAWTIRWSSGFLCAPMPADWADRLDLPPMVAVNEDSRGTAYTVSVDAADRVSTGISAADRAHTLNVLANPESTPASVIRPGHILPLRAVDGGVRERAGHTEAAVDLMKLAGLPPVGAIGEVVAEDGSMMRLPGLIEMGQREGIPVITIEQLIAHLNDLPSDPGTEAHIDKSSKRRVSLRAEAQVPTAHGTFRFLAYKDRVTGTDHIAVVAGDLTEAAPLVRVHSECLTGEAFGSLKCECGPQLDAALEAVATRGGLVIYMRGHEGRGIGLINKLRAYSLQEQGLDTVDANLALGLPADARDYAAAAGIMADLGIEKLRLLTNNADKVGQLRDLGLDIVEQVPLLVGVGANNHQYLSTKRDRMGHLIDTAALDAALARSEENA; this is encoded by the coding sequence ATGAGCCTTTCCCCCATCCCCGAGGCCCTCGACGCGCTGCGCGCCGGCAAGCCGGTCATCGTCGCCGACGACGAAGACCGCGAGAACGAGGGCGACATCATCCTCTCGGCGGCCCTCGCCACCCCCGAGTGGCTCGCCTGGACGATCCGCTGGTCGAGCGGGTTCCTGTGCGCGCCGATGCCGGCCGATTGGGCCGACCGCCTCGACCTGCCCCCGATGGTCGCGGTCAACGAAGACAGCCGCGGCACCGCGTACACCGTCAGCGTCGATGCCGCCGACCGCGTGTCGACCGGGATCAGCGCGGCCGACCGCGCGCACACGCTGAACGTGCTGGCGAACCCCGAGTCGACGCCGGCGTCGGTCATCCGTCCCGGCCACATCCTGCCGCTGCGCGCCGTGGACGGCGGCGTGCGCGAGCGCGCGGGGCACACCGAAGCGGCCGTCGACCTCATGAAGCTCGCCGGTCTGCCGCCGGTCGGCGCGATCGGCGAGGTCGTGGCCGAGGACGGCAGCATGATGCGCCTGCCCGGCCTGATCGAGATGGGTCAGCGCGAGGGAATCCCGGTCATCACGATCGAGCAGCTCATCGCCCACCTGAACGACCTGCCGTCCGACCCGGGCACCGAGGCGCACATCGACAAGTCCTCGAAGCGCCGCGTGAGCCTGCGCGCCGAAGCGCAGGTGCCGACCGCGCACGGGACGTTCCGGTTCCTCGCGTACAAGGATCGCGTCACCGGCACCGACCACATCGCGGTCGTCGCCGGCGACCTCACCGAGGCGGCACCGCTGGTGCGCGTGCACTCCGAGTGCCTCACCGGCGAGGCGTTCGGCTCGCTCAAATGCGAATGCGGCCCTCAGCTCGACGCCGCGCTCGAGGCCGTCGCGACCCGCGGTGGTCTCGTCATCTACATGCGCGGCCACGAGGGGCGCGGCATCGGCCTCATCAACAAGCTGCGTGCCTACAGCCTGCAGGAGCAGGGTCTCGACACCGTCGACGCCAACCTCGCCCTGGGCCTGCCCGCCGACGCCCGCGACTACGCCGCGGCAGCCGGCATCATGGCCGACCTCGGCATCGAGAAGCTGCGCCTGCTCACCAACAACGCCGACAAAGTCGGCCAGCTGCGCGATCTCGGCCTCGACATCGTCGAGCAGGTGCCGCTGCTGGTCGGCGTCGGTGCGAACAACCACCAGTACCTGAGCACGAAGCGCGACCGGATGGGGCACCTCATCGACACCGCCGCGCTCGACGCCGCCCTGGCCCGAAGCGAGGAGAACGCATGA
- a CDS encoding ABC transporter permease: MSADALTAHPSIDELRAEALEWGRKPRRFGSWYVTEHWVRAMRAYGWTIIVGALGQPIIYLLGLGIGLAMLIDAPIDDRGVQVSYLVFVAPALLVTAAISVASEEMTYPVMAGFKWRRYFYGFNASALSSPQIANGVIAGAAARMVVAVAAYYVFIWIFGAVPHPETGWLSIFAGVAAGLAFGIPLMAYAGSIEDDRGQFALVQRFVFMPMFLFSGTFYPLDTLPAWLQWIGWISPLWHGAELGRVATYGAPVAPGMIAVHIGYLVVLCVAGYVWGRRVFVERLAK; the protein is encoded by the coding sequence ATGAGCGCCGACGCCCTCACCGCGCACCCGTCGATCGACGAGCTGCGCGCCGAGGCCCTCGAATGGGGCCGCAAGCCGCGCCGGTTCGGCAGCTGGTACGTCACCGAGCACTGGGTCCGCGCGATGCGCGCCTACGGCTGGACGATCATCGTCGGCGCGCTCGGGCAGCCGATCATCTATCTGCTCGGCTTGGGCATCGGTCTGGCGATGCTCATCGACGCGCCCATCGACGACCGTGGCGTGCAGGTCTCATACCTGGTGTTCGTTGCGCCGGCGCTGCTGGTGACCGCGGCCATCTCGGTCGCGTCGGAGGAGATGACCTACCCGGTCATGGCCGGATTCAAGTGGCGCCGGTACTTCTACGGGTTCAACGCATCGGCGCTGTCGAGCCCGCAGATCGCGAACGGCGTGATCGCCGGGGCGGCCGCGCGCATGGTGGTCGCGGTCGCCGCGTACTACGTGTTCATCTGGATCTTCGGCGCCGTCCCGCACCCCGAGACCGGCTGGCTGTCGATCTTCGCCGGCGTCGCAGCCGGGCTCGCGTTCGGCATTCCGCTGATGGCATACGCCGGGTCGATCGAAGACGACAGGGGCCAGTTCGCGCTCGTGCAGCGGTTCGTCTTCATGCCGATGTTCCTGTTCTCGGGCACGTTCTACCCGCTTGACACCCTGCCGGCATGGCTGCAGTGGATCGGATGGATCTCGCCGCTCTGGCACGGCGCCGAACTCGGCCGCGTCGCCACGTACGGTGCCCCGGTCGCGCCGGGGATGATCGCCGTGCACATCGGCTACCTGGTGGTGCTGTGCGTGGCCGGCTACGTGTGGGGCCGGCGCGTGTTCGTCGAGAGGCTCGCGAAGTGA
- a CDS encoding ABC transporter permease, which produces MTVVHSDAGTDAARRGGVRALWAGNPGAVVQRGLIAARSSSWIVVLSGFFEPVFYLASMGIGLGALVGDVQTSQGVEVPYAAFIAPALLAVSAMNGAIYDSTWNVFFKLNYGKLYEGMLSTSLGPLDVALGEILYALLRGLLYATGFMIIMQILGLNLAPTAILAIPAVLLIAFGFASLGMAVTSYMKTFQHMDWINFVLLPMFLFSATFYPITVYPEAVQAIVMAFPLWHGVELIRGLTTGILSSDMLWHVLYYVVMIAIGLVFTTKRLRALFLD; this is translated from the coding sequence GTGACCGTCGTGCACAGTGACGCGGGCACCGATGCCGCGCGGCGCGGCGGGGTGCGCGCGCTCTGGGCGGGCAACCCCGGCGCCGTCGTGCAGCGCGGCCTCATCGCCGCGCGCTCGTCGAGCTGGATCGTCGTGCTGTCGGGATTCTTCGAGCCGGTCTTCTACCTGGCATCCATGGGGATCGGGCTCGGGGCGCTCGTCGGCGACGTCCAGACCTCGCAGGGCGTCGAGGTGCCCTACGCCGCGTTCATCGCCCCGGCGCTGCTGGCGGTGTCGGCGATGAACGGCGCGATCTACGACTCCACCTGGAACGTCTTCTTCAAGCTCAACTACGGCAAGCTCTACGAAGGCATGCTCTCGACCTCGCTCGGCCCGCTCGATGTCGCCCTGGGTGAGATCCTCTACGCGCTGCTGCGCGGCCTGCTCTACGCGACCGGCTTCATGATCATCATGCAGATCCTCGGGCTCAACCTCGCGCCCACCGCGATCCTGGCGATCCCGGCGGTCCTGTTGATCGCCTTCGGGTTCGCCAGCCTCGGCATGGCGGTGACCAGCTACATGAAGACGTTCCAGCACATGGACTGGATCAACTTCGTGCTGCTGCCGATGTTCCTGTTCTCCGCCACCTTCTACCCGATCACCGTGTACCCCGAGGCGGTGCAGGCGATCGTCATGGCGTTCCCGCTGTGGCACGGTGTGGAGCTGATCCGCGGCCTCACCACGGGGATCCTCAGTTCCGACATGCTCTGGCACGTCCTCTACTACGTCGTGATGATCGCCATCGGGCTCGTCTTCACGACGAAGCGGCTGCGGGCTCTCTTCCTGGACTGA